One genomic region from Strix uralensis isolate ZFMK-TIS-50842 chromosome 19, bStrUra1, whole genome shotgun sequence encodes:
- the GPS1 gene encoding COP9 signalosome complex subunit 1 isoform X2, with protein sequence MQIDVDPQEDQQNAPDINYVVENPTLDLEQYASSYSGLMRIERLQFIADHCPQLRVEALKMALSFVQRTFNVDVYEEIHRKLSEATRELQNTPDAVPDSGTEPPPLDTAWVEATRKKALLKLEKLDTDLKNYKGNSIKESIRRGHDDLGDHYLDCGDLSNALKCYSRARDYCTSAKHVINMCLNVIKVSVYLQNWSHVLSYVSKAESTPEIAEQRGERDSQTQAILTKLKCAAGLAELAARKYKQAAKCFLLASFDHCDFPELLSPSNVAVYGGLCALATFDRQELQRNVISSSSFKLFLELEPQVRDIIFKFYESKYASCLKMLDEMKDNLLLDMYLAPHVRTLYTQIRNRALIQYFSPYVSADMRKMATAFNTTVAALEDELTQLILEGLINARIDSHSKILYARDVDQRSTTFEKSLLMGKEFQRRAKAMILRAAVLRNQIHVKSPPREGSQGELTPANSQSRMSTNM encoded by the exons ATGCAGATTGACGTAGATCCACAAGAAGATCAGCAAAATGCACCTGATATCAACTACGTGGTGGAGAACCCCACTCTG GATTTGGAGCAGTACGCGTCCAGCTACAGCGGTCTGATGCGAATTGAGCGGCTGCAGTTCATTGCTGATCACTGCCCACAGCTGCGGGTGGAAGCTCTCAAGATGGCACTGTCATTTGTCCAGAGAACTTTCAATGTTGATGTGTACGAAGAAATCCACAGAAAGTTGTCTGAGGCTACCAG AGAACTGCAGAATACACCTGATGCTGTCCCTGATAGTGGAACTGAACCCCCTCCTCTTGACACAGCTTGGGTTGAAGCTACACGCAAAAAAGCTCTTCTTAAACTGGAGAAACTCGACACAGATCTGAAAAATTACAAAGGGAACTCCATCAAGGAGAGTATCAG GAGAGGCCATGATGACTTAGGTGATCATTACCTTGACTGTGGGGACCTCAGCAACGCTCTCAAGTGTTACTCGCGAGCCCGTGATTACTGCACCAGTGCTAAGCATGTTATCAACATGTGTCTCAATGTCATCAAG GTCAGTGTCTACCTCCAGAATTGGTCTCATGTTCTGAGCTATGTGAGCAAGGCTGAGTCTACACCAGAAATTGCAGAA caaagaggagaaagagacagccAGACACAAGCAATTCTCACCAAACTGAAatgtgcagcag GCTTGGCTGAGCTAGCTGCTCGGAAGTAcaaacaggctgcaaagtgctTCTTGTTGGCATCGTTTGATCACTGTGATTTCCCTGAG ttGTTATCTCCTAGCAATGTGGCTGTCTATGGTGGTCTCTGTGCCCTTGCTACCTTTGACCGTCAGGAACTACAACGAAATGTGATCTCCAGCAG CTCCTTCAAATTGTTTCTGGAGCTGGAGCCACAGGTTCGTGACATCATCTTCAAGTTTTATGAGTCTAAATATGCTTCATGCCTGAAGATGCTGGATGAAATGAAG GACAACCTGCTGCTGGATATGTACCTTGCACCTCATGTCAGGACGCTTTATACCCAGATTCGAAATCGTGCCCTTATCCAG TACTTCAGCCCCTATGTGTCGGCAGATATGCGCAAGATGGCTACTGCTTTTAATACCACGGTGGCTGCTCTGGAAGATGAACTTACTCAGCTGATCCTGGAGGGACTGATCAACGCCAGAATAGACTCTCACAGTAAG ATTCTTTATGCTCGAGATGTAGATCAGCGCAGCACAACTTTTGAGAAGTCTTTACTAATGGGCAAAGAGTTTCAGCGCCGTGCCAAAGCTATGATCCTGCGAGCTGCAGTCCTGCGCAACCAGATACATGTCAAG TCTCCTCCGAGAGAAGGTAGCCAAGGGGAGCTTACTCCAGCTAACAGCCAGTCCAGGATGAGCACCAACATGTGA
- the GPS1 gene encoding COP9 signalosome complex subunit 1 isoform X1 — MPLPVQVFNLQGAVEPMQIDVDPQEDQQNAPDINYVVENPTLDLEQYASSYSGLMRIERLQFIADHCPQLRVEALKMALSFVQRTFNVDVYEEIHRKLSEATRELQNTPDAVPDSGTEPPPLDTAWVEATRKKALLKLEKLDTDLKNYKGNSIKESIRRGHDDLGDHYLDCGDLSNALKCYSRARDYCTSAKHVINMCLNVIKVSVYLQNWSHVLSYVSKAESTPEIAEQRGERDSQTQAILTKLKCAAGLAELAARKYKQAAKCFLLASFDHCDFPELLSPSNVAVYGGLCALATFDRQELQRNVISSSSFKLFLELEPQVRDIIFKFYESKYASCLKMLDEMKDNLLLDMYLAPHVRTLYTQIRNRALIQYFSPYVSADMRKMATAFNTTVAALEDELTQLILEGLINARIDSHSKILYARDVDQRSTTFEKSLLMGKEFQRRAKAMILRAAVLRNQIHVKSPPREGSQGELTPANSQSRMSTNM, encoded by the exons ATGCCGCTGCCCGTCCAGGTCTTTAACTTGCAG GGTGCAGTAGAGCCGATGCAGATTGACGTAGATCCACAAGAAGATCAGCAAAATGCACCTGATATCAACTACGTGGTGGAGAACCCCACTCTG GATTTGGAGCAGTACGCGTCCAGCTACAGCGGTCTGATGCGAATTGAGCGGCTGCAGTTCATTGCTGATCACTGCCCACAGCTGCGGGTGGAAGCTCTCAAGATGGCACTGTCATTTGTCCAGAGAACTTTCAATGTTGATGTGTACGAAGAAATCCACAGAAAGTTGTCTGAGGCTACCAG AGAACTGCAGAATACACCTGATGCTGTCCCTGATAGTGGAACTGAACCCCCTCCTCTTGACACAGCTTGGGTTGAAGCTACACGCAAAAAAGCTCTTCTTAAACTGGAGAAACTCGACACAGATCTGAAAAATTACAAAGGGAACTCCATCAAGGAGAGTATCAG GAGAGGCCATGATGACTTAGGTGATCATTACCTTGACTGTGGGGACCTCAGCAACGCTCTCAAGTGTTACTCGCGAGCCCGTGATTACTGCACCAGTGCTAAGCATGTTATCAACATGTGTCTCAATGTCATCAAG GTCAGTGTCTACCTCCAGAATTGGTCTCATGTTCTGAGCTATGTGAGCAAGGCTGAGTCTACACCAGAAATTGCAGAA caaagaggagaaagagacagccAGACACAAGCAATTCTCACCAAACTGAAatgtgcagcag GCTTGGCTGAGCTAGCTGCTCGGAAGTAcaaacaggctgcaaagtgctTCTTGTTGGCATCGTTTGATCACTGTGATTTCCCTGAG ttGTTATCTCCTAGCAATGTGGCTGTCTATGGTGGTCTCTGTGCCCTTGCTACCTTTGACCGTCAGGAACTACAACGAAATGTGATCTCCAGCAG CTCCTTCAAATTGTTTCTGGAGCTGGAGCCACAGGTTCGTGACATCATCTTCAAGTTTTATGAGTCTAAATATGCTTCATGCCTGAAGATGCTGGATGAAATGAAG GACAACCTGCTGCTGGATATGTACCTTGCACCTCATGTCAGGACGCTTTATACCCAGATTCGAAATCGTGCCCTTATCCAG TACTTCAGCCCCTATGTGTCGGCAGATATGCGCAAGATGGCTACTGCTTTTAATACCACGGTGGCTGCTCTGGAAGATGAACTTACTCAGCTGATCCTGGAGGGACTGATCAACGCCAGAATAGACTCTCACAGTAAG ATTCTTTATGCTCGAGATGTAGATCAGCGCAGCACAACTTTTGAGAAGTCTTTACTAATGGGCAAAGAGTTTCAGCGCCGTGCCAAAGCTATGATCCTGCGAGCTGCAGTCCTGCGCAACCAGATACATGTCAAG TCTCCTCCGAGAGAAGGTAGCCAAGGGGAGCTTACTCCAGCTAACAGCCAGTCCAGGATGAGCACCAACATGTGA
- the RFNG gene encoding beta-1,3-N-acetylglucosaminyltransferase radical fringe, with amino-acid sequence MSGSCLGLRKACFLLSLSAAALLLLLLPRGQPPSAPRRRPPPAAGPSGPPPQRAGPGGSGAPGGRAGSRGEPGGGPGAGAAGRGGGGLAGSPQPARKGRPGPAAGSARESLELKDIFIAVKTTRKYHRSRLDLLLQTWISQARGQTFIFTDWEDRELRLKAGDHMINTNCSAVHTRQALCCKMSVEYDKFLESGQKWFCHVDDDNYVNPRTLLRLLSAFSHSQDVYVGRPSLDHPIEAADHVQSDGSKTTVKFWFATGGAGFCISRGLALKMSPWASLGNFISTAERVRLPDDCTIGYIIEGLLEVKLLHSPLFHSHLENLQRLQGESVLQQVTLSYGDPENKHNVVSVGGVFGLQQDPTRFKSVHCLLYPDTIWCPAKKMS; translated from the exons ATGAGCGGCTCCTGCCTGGGGCTGCGCAAGGCCTGCTTCCTGCTGTCCCTCAgcgccgccgccctcctcctcctcctgctgccgcgGGGGCAgcccccctccgcgccccgccgtcgcccgccgcccgccgccgggcctAGCGGGCCCCCGCCGCAGCGGGCGGGCCCCGGGGGCAGCGGCGcgcccggcgggcgggcgggctctcggggggagccgggcggcgggccgggggccggggcggccgggcggggcggaGGAGGCCTCGCCGGCAGCCCGCAGCCGGCGCGGAAGGGCCGCCCGGGGCCCGCGGCGGGCTCGGCCCGGGAGAGCCTGGAGCTGAAGGACATCTTCATCGCGGTGAAGACCACGAGGAAGTACCACAGGAGCCGGCTGGACTTGCTCCTCCAGACCTGGATCTCGCAGGCGAGGGGGCAG ACGTTTATATTCACGGACTGGGAGGATCGGGAGCTACGCCTGAAAGCTG GGGATCATATGATCAACACCAACTGTTCTGCTGTCCATACCCGGCAAGCTCTCTGCTGCAAGATGTCTGTGGAATATGATAAATTCCTGGAATCTGGGCAAAA atgGTTTTGCCACGTGGATGATGACAACTATGTGAACCCCCGGACTCTTCTGCGTCTCTTATCCGCCTTCTCTCACAGCCAGGATGTCTACGTGGGACGACCGAGTCTGGACCATCCCATTGAAGCAGCCGACCACGTCCAGAGCGATGGATCA AAGACAACCGTGAAATTCTGGTTTGCCACAGGTGGAGCAGGGTTCTGTATCAGCAGAGGTCTTGCCCTGAAGATGAGTCCCTGGGCCAG CCTGGGTAATTTCATCAGTACTGCAGAAAGAGTGCGTCTCCCTGACGACTGCACTATTGGCTACATCATTGAAGGGCTGCTGGAGGTGAAGCTGCTGCACAGCCCACTGTTCCATTCCCATCTGGAAAATCTGCAGAGGCTACAAGGCGAGTCTGTTCTGCAGCAG GTAACCCTAAGTTATGGGGACCCTGAGAACAAACACAATGTTGTGAGTGTGGGAGGAGTGTTTGGCCTTCAGCAAGATCCAACCCG attTAAATCTGTCCATTGTCTGCTCTACCCTGACACTATTTGGTGCCCTGCTAAGAAGATGTCATAA